The Ascidiaceihabitans donghaensis genome has a window encoding:
- a CDS encoding BtpA/SgcQ family protein translates to MNRNQFHKLFKTPGPVVLPVIHVLDSARTKRNVETLLEAGAQGCFLINHDFAPERFLPIIRDTRAAFPSLWMAVNFLGVTGKDAFAVLGQLQSEGCQVDAYWADDACIDEDGINAEAKDIEAARKNSGWDGLYFGGTAFKKQREVAPDRYGDAAREACAFMDVITTSGVATGQEADLGKIETFRAAIGDRPMALASGISPDNAQAYADVDCFMVATGINEAGNFYDIDPTRLAELMAITRTLSKGSAQ, encoded by the coding sequence ATGAACCGAAATCAATTCCATAAGCTGTTCAAAACGCCCGGTCCCGTTGTGTTGCCGGTCATCCATGTTCTGGACAGTGCCCGCACCAAACGAAACGTCGAAACCTTGTTGGAAGCGGGTGCCCAAGGCTGCTTTCTGATCAATCATGATTTTGCGCCAGAAAGGTTTTTGCCGATCATCCGCGACACGCGCGCGGCCTTTCCGTCGCTTTGGATGGCTGTGAATTTTCTGGGCGTAACAGGCAAGGATGCTTTCGCGGTCTTGGGGCAGTTGCAATCTGAAGGATGTCAGGTCGATGCCTATTGGGCAGATGACGCCTGTATCGATGAAGATGGCATCAACGCCGAAGCCAAGGACATTGAAGCGGCGCGCAAAAACAGCGGTTGGGACGGGCTGTATTTCGGAGGCACGGCTTTCAAAAAGCAACGCGAAGTGGCCCCTGACCGTTACGGCGATGCAGCCCGCGAAGCCTGTGCTTTTATGGATGTCATCACCACGTCCGGCGTGGCCACGGGCCAAGAAGCAGACCTTGGCAAAATCGAAACCTTCCGTGCGGCGATCGGTGATCGCCCTATGGCGCTGGCGTCCGGCATATCGCCCGACAACGCGCAGGCCTATGCCGACGTCGATTGCTTTATGGTCGCCACAGGCATCAACGAGGCCGGTAATTTTTACGACATTGATCCGACGCGATTGGCGGAATTGATGGCAATCACACGCACTCTGTCCAAAGGATCCGCACAATGA
- a CDS encoding ABC transporter ATP-binding protein: MSLLEIENVTLRFGGLVAVDNVSLNVNEGEVFALVGPNGAGKSTIFNLISRFYDPAEGRITFDGNDLLTRTSDQVPSFGIARTFQNIELFEQASVLQNLLVGRHRHRQTGMLSNIVFSPKAHREELRHRAAVEEVIDFLNLQAYRDKMIGGLPYGVRKVVELGRALASEPKLLLLDEPASGLSVEETQDMAFWIEDIQTQMGISVMMVEHDMGLVSAVSNRVMALSDGKELATGTAAEVQSHPAVIEAYLGTGEISKTGTSRA; encoded by the coding sequence ATGAGCTTGCTTGAGATTGAAAACGTCACCCTGCGCTTTGGCGGACTGGTGGCTGTCGACAACGTATCGCTGAACGTCAATGAGGGCGAAGTCTTTGCCCTTGTCGGTCCCAACGGGGCAGGCAAATCGACAATCTTCAACTTGATTTCGCGGTTCTACGACCCGGCCGAGGGGCGCATCACCTTTGATGGGAATGACCTGCTGACCCGCACATCGGATCAAGTGCCCAGCTTTGGCATCGCCCGCACATTCCAGAACATCGAACTGTTTGAACAGGCCAGCGTGTTGCAAAACCTGTTGGTGGGTCGTCACAGGCACCGGCAAACCGGCATGCTGTCCAACATCGTCTTTTCGCCCAAAGCGCACCGCGAAGAACTGCGTCACCGTGCAGCCGTGGAAGAAGTCATCGACTTTTTGAACCTGCAAGCCTACCGCGACAAGATGATTGGCGGCCTGCCCTACGGCGTGCGTAAAGTGGTCGAACTGGGCCGTGCCTTGGCGTCAGAACCCAAGCTTTTGTTGCTGGACGAACCCGCGTCGGGCCTGTCCGTCGAGGAAACCCAAGACATGGCCTTTTGGATCGAAGACATCCAGACGCAAATGGGTATTTCTGTGATGATGGTCGAACACGACATGGGGTTGGTGTCTGCGGTGTCGAACCGCGTCATGGCCCTGTCGGATGGCAAGGAACTGGCAACCGGTACCGCCGCGGAAGTGCAATCGCACCCCGCCGTGATCGAGGCCTATCTGGGCACCGGCGAAATCTCCAAAACAGGGACATCGCGCGCATGA
- a CDS encoding phosphoribosyltransferase family protein encodes MTLQDKGPRDDRWYLNIMAPNTKGDKFAWLDPTSIYINAQAFNDLLDDLLADLKAGEVECDVVAGLDAMGFVLGAALAARLGVGFLPIRKAGKLCVDTDKVSFGNYSGRTQDMEMRMPAYGPGTRVLLVDQWVETGGTMDGAIRLVERQGGVVAGMVAVAIEENERTDGYRASYPCVSAVMQGSRWQTECNSQTLSSFTTYTPEAAFPQTKR; translated from the coding sequence ATGACACTGCAAGACAAAGGCCCCCGCGACGATCGTTGGTATCTCAATATCATGGCGCCCAACACCAAGGGTGACAAATTTGCGTGGCTTGACCCCACTTCAATCTACATCAATGCGCAAGCTTTCAATGACTTGCTGGATGATCTTTTGGCGGACCTCAAGGCGGGTGAGGTTGAATGTGATGTTGTGGCAGGTTTGGACGCGATGGGTTTTGTGTTGGGCGCTGCTTTGGCGGCACGTCTTGGTGTCGGGTTCTTGCCGATCCGGAAGGCAGGAAAGCTATGTGTAGACACTGATAAAGTGTCCTTTGGCAACTATTCGGGCCGCACCCAAGATATGGAAATGCGCATGCCAGCCTATGGCCCCGGCACCCGTGTGCTGTTGGTCGATCAATGGGTCGAAACAGGTGGCACAATGGATGGTGCGATCCGCTTGGTTGAACGTCAAGGCGGCGTTGTGGCGGGTATGGTTGCTGTCGCCATCGAGGAAAACGAGCGCACCGATGGATACCGTGCCTCTTATCCGTGTGTGTCTGCTGTGATGCAGGGGTCGCGGTGGCAAACCGAATGCAACAGCCAGACGTTGTCCAGCTTCACAACTTACACGCCAGAGGCTGCGTTCCCCCAAACAAAACGCTAG
- a CDS encoding acyl-CoA dehydrogenase family protein — translation MPQDLQTILSAAHDHATAMIAPNVDAWNAAGQWPRDASDAAGAAGLTGLYAPEEWGGQGLPLSEGIQVYEQLGLGDGAYAFAISMHNICTFAGCGYGTDAFKEKWARDLTSGRKLANFALTEPQSGSDPMQMYTRAKINDDGTWTISGSKAWVSLAGEADLYFTVVKTSDAAGYKDMAMIAIPADAKGVSFGPRYDTPSYNFLPMSEMYLDNVVVSADNIILPVGQGFQGSLMAIDIARVSIASGCCGLMQTALDTALAYSKNRKMFGGKNLDLDGIQWMLGEVATDLEASKLLYRKAAEALGTPEGPLMAAHAKRFVPDAAVKAANTCTQVLGGMGLLQPYGLDRLSRLAQMLRIVDGTTEISRVVIGRALQKRAATLADLPVPQGFQEKAAPAVAAE, via the coding sequence ATGCCGCAAGACCTGCAAACCATCCTATCCGCCGCACACGATCACGCCACGGCTATGATTGCCCCAAATGTTGACGCTTGGAATGCGGCGGGGCAATGGCCACGCGATGCGTCTGATGCTGCAGGCGCTGCAGGTCTGACTGGGCTGTACGCCCCCGAGGAATGGGGTGGACAAGGTTTGCCCCTGTCAGAAGGCATTCAGGTGTATGAACAGCTTGGCCTTGGCGATGGCGCGTATGCTTTTGCCATTTCAATGCACAACATCTGCACGTTTGCAGGCTGCGGGTACGGCACGGACGCGTTTAAGGAAAAATGGGCGCGGGATCTGACGTCGGGACGCAAATTGGCAAACTTTGCCCTGACAGAACCGCAGTCAGGGTCCGATCCAATGCAAATGTACACCCGCGCCAAGATCAATGACGATGGCACATGGACGATCAGCGGATCGAAAGCATGGGTAAGCCTTGCGGGCGAAGCAGATCTGTATTTCACCGTGGTCAAAACAAGCGATGCGGCCGGATACAAAGATATGGCGATGATTGCGATCCCTGCAGATGCCAAGGGCGTCAGCTTTGGGCCGCGATACGACACGCCGTCCTATAATTTTCTGCCAATGTCAGAGATGTATTTGGACAATGTTGTGGTCAGCGCAGACAATATCATTCTGCCGGTCGGGCAGGGCTTTCAGGGGTCGCTGATGGCCATCGATATCGCGCGTGTTTCTATCGCGTCTGGCTGTTGCGGATTGATGCAGACTGCCCTTGACACGGCGCTGGCCTATTCGAAAAACCGGAAGATGTTTGGCGGCAAGAACCTTGATCTGGACGGCATCCAATGGATGTTGGGTGAAGTTGCAACCGACCTTGAAGCGTCGAAACTGTTGTACCGCAAAGCGGCAGAAGCCCTTGGCACGCCGGAAGGCCCGCTGATGGCTGCACATGCAAAACGGTTTGTGCCTGACGCAGCCGTGAAGGCGGCCAACACCTGCACCCAGGTTCTGGGGGGTATGGGGTTGTTGCAACCTTACGGGTTGGACCGCCTGTCGCGCTTGGCCCAGATGTTGCGGATTGTGGATGGCACCACGGAAATCAGCCGTGTCGTCATCGGACGTGCCTTGCAAAAGCGCGCAGCTACGTTGGCTGATTTACCGGTGCCACAGGGATTTCAGGAAAAAGCGGCCCCCGCTGTTGCCGCTGAATAA
- a CDS encoding branched-chain amino acid ABC transporter permease: MRFVFKTSYDADIRLFKHRAQAVWYALLLLLVLATPLYFVAIGDAYLLGEITGVLILAIAGMGLMLLTGHTGLPSLGHATFMAIGCYANINLLGAGVPWVIAFPVSGLIAGILGTMIALPVLRLHGVYLALATLAVSILTSDFVVILEPWTGGIAGAAVPDINIFGMEVNRYSTPYKFYYLVLFVAILIVWFYRNLLRTPTGRSFTAVRDSEISARAMGINLTRTKATSFFLSATAAGLAGALFGHSAGYVTNETFDLVMSITLLLMIVIGGLGFIHGAFFGAIVVGIIPVAIANGRSFLATTFDVNINIPGLESALFAFILICFILFEPMGLYGRWLKIRTYFELFPFYRKDMFKRQKSYLKTDRVQ; encoded by the coding sequence ATGCGCTTTGTCTTCAAAACGTCTTATGATGCGGACATCCGCCTGTTCAAACATCGCGCCCAAGCTGTCTGGTATGCTTTGCTTTTGCTGCTTGTGCTGGCTACGCCGCTGTATTTTGTGGCCATCGGCGACGCCTATCTTCTGGGTGAAATCACCGGTGTCCTGATTTTGGCCATCGCAGGCATGGGGCTGATGCTGCTGACCGGCCACACTGGATTGCCAAGCCTTGGCCACGCCACCTTCATGGCCATCGGCTGCTATGCAAACATCAACTTGTTGGGCGCAGGGGTGCCTTGGGTCATCGCCTTTCCTGTGTCCGGTTTGATCGCTGGCATCTTAGGCACGATGATCGCCCTGCCTGTTTTGCGCTTACACGGTGTGTATCTGGCGCTGGCCACTTTGGCTGTTTCCATCCTGACCAGCGACTTTGTTGTCATACTGGAGCCATGGACCGGCGGTATCGCGGGTGCAGCCGTGCCAGATATCAATATCTTCGGCATGGAAGTGAACCGTTATTCAACACCTTACAAATTCTACTATCTGGTGTTGTTCGTGGCCATCTTGATCGTTTGGTTCTACCGCAACCTTTTGCGCACACCGACGGGGCGCAGCTTTACGGCGGTGCGCGACAGCGAAATCTCGGCACGGGCCATGGGCATCAACCTGACGCGCACCAAGGCCACATCGTTCTTTCTATCCGCGACGGCTGCGGGATTGGCGGGGGCCTTGTTCGGACATTCCGCGGGCTACGTCACCAACGAAACCTTCGATCTGGTTATGTCGATCACGCTGCTGCTGATGATCGTCATCGGGGGGTTGGGCTTTATCCATGGTGCGTTTTTCGGGGCGATTGTCGTGGGCATCATCCCTGTGGCCATCGCCAACGGGCGGTCCTTTTTGGCGACGACCTTCGATGTGAACATCAACATTCCAGGTCTGGAAAGCGCGTTGTTCGCCTTTATCCTGATCTGCTTTATCCTGTTTGAACCCATGGGGCTTTACGGACGATGGTTAAAAATACGAACCTATTTTGAGCTGTTCCCCTTCTACCGCAAAGACATGTTCAAACGTCAGAAATCCTACCTCAAGACGGACCGTGTACAATGA
- a CDS encoding potassium channel family protein — MGIIQQISLGTILLALSALVHTAAIAASIPYFGHLSQRLSKDHWPRLRPAMFLTFGICILVAAHTIQIWTWALVFLMIGSLPDFPTSFYFATVTYTTLGYGDIVLGADARIVATFCAITGLLTFGISTAYLIGILGRVLPKSFEDAP; from the coding sequence ATGGGGATTATACAGCAGATCTCGCTTGGGACAATCCTGCTTGCGCTTAGCGCATTGGTGCACACAGCAGCAATCGCCGCCAGTATTCCCTATTTTGGTCACCTGTCACAACGCCTTTCCAAAGATCATTGGCCAAGGTTAAGACCGGCGATGTTTCTGACTTTTGGCATTTGCATCCTGGTGGCAGCCCACACCATCCAGATATGGACTTGGGCCCTTGTGTTTCTGATGATCGGTTCATTGCCGGATTTTCCAACAAGTTTCTATTTTGCGACCGTCACCTACACCACCTTGGGATATGGCGATATTGTACTGGGCGCAGACGCGCGTATTGTTGCGACCTTTTGTGCGATCACGGGCCTTCTTACCTTTGGAATAAGCACTGCCTATCTTATTGGTATTCTGGGCAGGGTTCTTCCGAAAAGCTTTGAGGATGCGCCGTAG
- a CDS encoding ABC transporter substrate-binding protein yields MTLAKSSSFLSAPTRRQLLKAGGAAVLTTPFVSRAWAATTEINMLAWYGHGEPDMVAEYEAANNVKFVPKYYAGGDNMLALIAQSPPGTYDLILSDGEFVQQLNLAGYIDEMNPADYPLDDMLHEDFEQFPGHWADGKMYSMMLRGGHLGVSYNKNSVTAEEATSYECFWKPELEGKVGHFDWHLPTLGMMSLYNGNGASLWDLDDAKWDAVQETTMGLRKQVGGFFDYGGTFNGLKNGEMQAMVGIGDWITGVLEKDGAPVASVIPKEGGIQFTESYSIGKGSEKADQVKDFIQYMMSPAGQVKSAQMAAYPGFCVTKAGRAALI; encoded by the coding sequence ATGACACTCGCAAAATCATCATCATTTCTAAGCGCCCCAACCCGCCGCCAACTACTGAAAGCAGGCGGGGCGGCCGTTTTGACAACTCCGTTTGTCAGCCGCGCTTGGGCCGCCACCACAGAAATCAACATGCTGGCATGGTACGGCCACGGCGAACCAGACATGGTCGCGGAATATGAGGCCGCCAACAACGTCAAGTTTGTCCCGAAATACTACGCGGGCGGTGACAACATGTTGGCCCTGATCGCACAATCACCCCCCGGCACCTATGACCTGATTTTGTCAGACGGCGAATTTGTGCAGCAGTTGAATCTTGCCGGCTACATCGACGAAATGAATCCGGCGGACTACCCGCTGGACGATATGTTGCACGAGGATTTTGAACAGTTCCCCGGCCACTGGGCAGATGGAAAAATGTATTCCATGATGCTGCGCGGCGGCCATTTGGGGGTGTCCTACAACAAAAACTCTGTGACAGCAGAAGAAGCCACAAGCTACGAATGTTTCTGGAAGCCCGAACTGGAGGGCAAGGTCGGCCACTTTGACTGGCATCTGCCAACATTGGGCATGATGAGCCTGTACAACGGCAACGGCGCCAGCCTTTGGGATCTAGACGACGCCAAATGGGACGCCGTGCAAGAGACCACGATGGGCCTTCGCAAGCAGGTCGGCGGGTTCTTTGATTACGGCGGCACGTTCAACGGGCTGAAAAACGGCGAAATGCAAGCCATGGTTGGCATCGGCGACTGGATCACAGGCGTTTTGGAAAAAGACGGCGCACCCGTTGCATCCGTAATCCCAAAAGAGGGCGGCATCCAGTTCACCGAAAGCTATTCCATCGGCAAAGGCAGCGAAAAAGCAGATCAGGTCAAAGACTTCATCCAATACATGATGTCGCCTGCCGGTCAGGTCAAATCCGCCCAAATGGCGGCCTACCCCGGCTTCTGCGTGACCAAAGCGGGCCGCGCCGCCCTGATCG
- a CDS encoding FAD-dependent oxidoreductase: MSTHTIHEPARQTPVIHETDVLVVGSGPGGLAAALAAARAGVEVTLLERFGCFGGNITVVGVEGFAWYRHDKTVEAGGIGWEFEERAKAMGAAVPESQSLSYELDSEGFKLVADALVEEAGIHPMLHRQFVAPIVDGDMITGVIVESKSGREAILAKRVIDATGDADIAQRAGAATVKTPVEDMQAASVMFHLAGVNKAKFMEGVKADPQTYRDWSTGEWEVETDGKEDTMFSPFLGKPFEQAIRDGVIPAHLNTIGGTWGAVHDSGEMTYMNLIHLAGCDGTDPDSMTRFEIEGRKQAMHAIESLRHYTPGCQDVRLRNFGMSIGIRDTRKIDAVYNMTEADVRGEARFDDSIGIYPEFIDGYGILILPTTGRYMHIPYRSMLPKGVQNLIVAGRATGGDRVAHAATRNMACCAVAGQGAGVAAAWSVKTGVGFHDIDLPTVQKMIVAQGVRIH; the protein is encoded by the coding sequence ATGTCCACACACACCATCCACGAACCCGCACGTCAAACACCTGTAATCCACGAAACCGATGTGCTTGTGGTAGGATCTGGCCCTGGTGGACTTGCTGCGGCATTGGCCGCTGCACGTGCCGGGGTCGAAGTCACATTGCTGGAACGCTTCGGCTGCTTCGGGGGCAACATAACCGTCGTCGGTGTCGAAGGCTTTGCGTGGTACCGTCACGACAAAACCGTTGAGGCGGGTGGTATTGGTTGGGAGTTCGAAGAGCGCGCCAAGGCCATGGGCGCGGCAGTGCCCGAAAGCCAGTCCTTAAGCTATGAGTTGGACAGCGAAGGGTTCAAGCTGGTGGCGGACGCGCTGGTGGAAGAGGCAGGCATTCACCCGATGTTGCACCGCCAGTTCGTAGCACCGATCGTGGACGGGGACATGATCACAGGGGTCATTGTCGAATCCAAATCGGGCCGCGAGGCGATCTTGGCCAAACGCGTGATTGACGCCACAGGGGACGCGGACATTGCGCAGCGCGCAGGGGCTGCAACGGTCAAAACGCCCGTGGAAGACATGCAAGCCGCCAGTGTCATGTTCCACCTTGCTGGCGTGAACAAAGCCAAGTTCATGGAAGGCGTCAAAGCCGACCCACAAACCTACCGCGACTGGTCCACAGGCGAATGGGAAGTCGAGACCGACGGCAAGGAAGACACAATGTTTTCTCCGTTTCTGGGAAAGCCCTTTGAACAGGCCATTCGTGACGGCGTTATCCCTGCCCATCTGAACACGATTGGCGGCACATGGGGTGCGGTGCATGACAGCGGCGAAATGACGTATATGAACCTGATCCACCTTGCCGGTTGCGACGGCACAGACCCCGACAGCATGACCCGGTTTGAGATCGAAGGCCGCAAGCAAGCCATGCATGCGATCGAAAGCCTGCGTCACTATACGCCGGGCTGCCAAGACGTGCGTTTGCGTAACTTTGGCATGTCCATCGGCATCCGCGACACCCGAAAAATCGACGCCGTTTACAATATGACCGAAGCAGACGTGCGCGGCGAAGCCCGTTTTGACGACAGCATCGGAATTTACCCTGAATTTATCGACGGCTACGGCATCCTGATCCTTCCCACCACAGGGCGCTATATGCACATCCCCTACCGTTCAATGCTGCCCAAGGGTGTGCAAAACCTGATCGTTGCGGGCCGCGCAACGGGGGGTGATCGGGTTGCACACGCGGCCACCCGCAACATGGCGTGTTGCGCCGTCGCAGGCCAAGGTGCAGGAGTGGCCGCCGCGTGGTCCGTCAAAACCGGTGTAGGCTTCCACGACATCGACTTGCCAACCGTTCAGAAAATGATTGTGGCACAGGGTGTGCGCATTCACTGA
- a CDS encoding AraC family transcriptional regulator: MTVEPTLYSTVSRPFIEDWLQALRMLCTTAQYMSLLDRADLASGTGDEQGRVTLDQIVGLYRLAAVETGDEMMGLWSRPIRPRALQHLLTSVREATTLASALYRFSTFWNLLLDDHQFTLNEMDGVLTLALHRQSDAPSQRFGHMLILKLAHGLLSWLARQEVPVKEVGFAFKRPDFAPDYAIIFPAPVLFDCAQTSISFDPGKLGNVQVRSTADLDIFLENAPRDWIFTQSRSHTQSLRVRSYLGRVGWQDANLTHAAHAMHMTPRTLIRKLDADGTSFQGIKDALRRDIAIDDLRKGDKSVEAIALDVGFSSSANFHRAFRRWTGNTPSSYRRKMT, translated from the coding sequence ATGACGGTTGAGCCCACGCTATATTCTACCGTATCCCGGCCGTTCATCGAGGACTGGCTGCAAGCACTGCGCATGCTGTGCACGACCGCCCAATATATGTCTTTACTGGACCGTGCCGATCTGGCGTCTGGCACCGGTGATGAACAGGGACGTGTGACGCTGGATCAGATTGTCGGACTGTACCGTCTTGCAGCTGTCGAGACAGGCGACGAAATGATGGGGCTTTGGAGCCGCCCGATCCGGCCGCGCGCCTTACAACATCTGCTGACGTCGGTGCGCGAAGCGACGACACTGGCCTCTGCGTTGTACCGGTTTTCGACCTTCTGGAATTTGCTGTTGGATGATCACCAGTTCACACTGAACGAAATGGACGGCGTTTTGACGTTGGCGCTGCACCGACAAAGCGATGCACCGTCGCAACGGTTCGGGCATATGCTGATCCTGAAGCTGGCCCATGGGTTGTTGTCGTGGCTGGCACGTCAGGAAGTTCCTGTGAAAGAGGTCGGTTTCGCCTTCAAGCGTCCCGACTTTGCGCCGGACTATGCCATCATCTTCCCCGCACCCGTGCTGTTCGACTGCGCCCAAACGTCGATCTCTTTTGATCCGGGCAAGTTGGGGAATGTGCAGGTGCGCAGCACTGCCGATCTGGATATCTTTTTGGAAAACGCGCCGCGCGACTGGATTTTCACACAATCGCGCAGCCACACACAATCTTTGAGGGTGCGCAGCTATTTGGGCCGTGTCGGGTGGCAAGATGCGAACCTGACACATGCGGCGCACGCGATGCACATGACCCCGCGCACATTGATCCGCAAACTGGATGCGGATGGCACGTCGTTTCAGGGCATCAAGGACGCTCTGCGCCGCGACATTGCCATTGATGATTTGCGCAAGGGGGACAAAAGCGTTGAGGCCATTGCCCTTGATGTCGGGTTTTCTTCTTCCGCGAATTTCCATCGTGCGTTTCGTCGCTGGACGGGAAATACCCCAAGCTCATACCGCCGAAAAATGACCTGA
- a CDS encoding branched-chain amino acid ABC transporter permease, translating to MDFLQLIISGLANGCVYGLIALGFVLIYKATEAVNFAQGDFMMLGAFVCIGFTNHEYMGLNFWLAVPLSILVMGVFGYLFNWGILRHMFGQSQTSIVILTIAMGFIIRFFAGSIWSHEPTSLETPYAGQDIRSGGVVLGIDEVLIVVVTGILTVLFYLFFSRSRIGLAMQAASQNQLAAYYMGIPVKRIHSLVWGLSGMVAAVAGILFASKGAIDPSTGLLGIKAFAAAAIGGFGSLPGALLGGLIIGLVEPLASRFGPPGVSQIAPYAILLLILIFRPGGIFSQTQRKKV from the coding sequence ATGGATTTTTTGCAGCTGATTATCAGCGGCCTGGCCAATGGCTGTGTCTATGGGCTGATCGCCTTGGGCTTCGTGCTGATTTACAAAGCCACAGAGGCTGTGAATTTCGCGCAAGGTGATTTCATGATGCTGGGTGCATTTGTGTGTATCGGCTTTACCAACCACGAATATATGGGGCTGAACTTTTGGTTGGCGGTGCCCTTATCGATCCTTGTGATGGGCGTCTTCGGGTATCTGTTCAACTGGGGCATCCTGCGCCACATGTTTGGTCAATCGCAAACGTCGATTGTGATCCTGACCATCGCCATGGGGTTCATCATCCGCTTCTTCGCCGGTTCCATCTGGAGTCATGAACCCACATCCCTTGAAACCCCATACGCGGGTCAGGACATCCGTAGTGGCGGGGTCGTTTTGGGCATCGACGAGGTTTTGATCGTTGTTGTCACGGGCATCTTGACGGTTCTGTTTTATCTGTTTTTCTCACGCAGTCGCATTGGACTTGCCATGCAGGCCGCGTCCCAAAACCAGCTGGCCGCCTATTACATGGGCATCCCCGTGAAACGCATTCACAGCCTTGTCTGGGGCTTGTCGGGTATGGTCGCTGCTGTCGCGGGTATCCTGTTTGCATCCAAGGGCGCGATTGATCCATCCACAGGCCTTTTGGGCATCAAGGCCTTTGCGGCGGCTGCCATCGGCGGGTTCGGGTCCCTGCCCGGCGCTTTGCTGGGTGGCTTGATCATCGGGCTGGTCGAACCCTTAGCCTCGCGCTTTGGTCCCCCCGGCGTCAGTCAGATCGCGCCATATGCGATTTTGCTTTTGATCCTCATCTTCCGCCCCGGCGGCATCTTTTCTCAGACGCAAAGAAAGAAGGTGTAA
- a CDS encoding LysR family transcriptional regulator, with product MGQVNLPTELLRTFVTVIEVESYTHAATLLGRTQPAISLQMKRLEELVGQPLVMRKGRGVRLTERGDALIVHARQILRLNDLAISQFGHDADTKRLRIGLPVDFGVRMLQSCMTRFVQQNPDMTIEIRCDLSRNLIEGIRKDDLDIAVGLHPGGDQQFLHRNWVEQPVWVAANGVEFTDREELPLVAHPYGCVYRDRMTEALKEAKRRWRISFASPGIGSLQQAVVDGLGVSCLTGPTMLDGLQTLSPDTGLPDLEPLHIGVFYRQTRLGQSGHLVVNEIEMTLKEALA from the coding sequence ATGGGCCAAGTGAACCTTCCCACAGAGCTTTTGCGCACGTTTGTCACCGTGATCGAAGTCGAAAGCTACACCCACGCCGCAACGCTTTTGGGCCGCACGCAACCTGCCATAAGTTTGCAAATGAAACGTCTTGAAGAACTTGTTGGCCAACCTTTGGTCATGCGCAAAGGCCGCGGTGTGCGCCTGACGGAACGTGGCGACGCATTGATTGTCCATGCCCGTCAAATTTTGCGCCTCAATGACTTGGCCATCAGCCAGTTTGGCCACGATGCCGATACCAAACGGCTGCGCATCGGCCTGCCTGTCGATTTCGGTGTGCGCATGCTGCAATCTTGCATGACCCGCTTTGTGCAGCAGAACCCCGACATGACGATAGAAATCCGGTGTGACCTGTCACGCAATTTGATTGAGGGGATACGAAAAGACGATTTGGATATCGCCGTCGGCCTGCACCCCGGCGGGGATCAGCAGTTTTTACATCGCAACTGGGTTGAACAACCGGTTTGGGTTGCAGCGAATGGCGTGGAGTTTACGGATCGCGAAGAACTTCCTTTGGTCGCCCACCCCTATGGATGCGTGTATCGCGACCGCATGACAGAAGCGTTGAAAGAGGCCAAGCGACGGTGGCGCATATCCTTTGCCAGTCCGGGTATTGGCAGTCTGCAACAGGCTGTTGTTGACGGATTGGGTGTGTCTTGCCTGACCGGGCCGACAATGCTGGACGGTTTGCAAACACTATCGCCCGACACCGGATTGCCCGACTTGGAGCCGCTGCACATCGGCGTATTTTACAGGCAGACACGGTTAGGCCAAAGCGGTCATCTTGTCGTAAACGAGATCGAAATGACCTTAAAAGAGGCACTCGCATAA